A portion of the Pseudarthrobacter defluvii genome contains these proteins:
- a CDS encoding DUF2891 family protein, whose protein sequence is MDNDLRVQAAPDYAAVVLGNLSEPFPHSAHHTQVSAGDRPTPEQIHPAFYTSFDWHSCVHMHWLGASLLGGTPGSPLGGAASGGASDGGAAPWVDGRTDASLREAVGANLTPAKLAVERDYLLANPSWERPYGWAWLMRLAATCSASSDPQLRGWGTALEPLVDAVADLSAAWMAKAQYPVRHGLHTNAAFGVGYMLDAFRSLGRSDAAKACEEAARTWFGNDRGWPGDWELSGQDFLSAGLSEADLMRRVLTADEFAAWFAAFLPELSAESRILQPVSVTDETDGYLVHLHGLNLTRAGQVARIIATLRESGSPEASAAAAVLNEALDPLLKAGLHGLESGDFMSTHWLASFAWDALGSVAALD, encoded by the coding sequence ATGGACAACGATCTTCGCGTACAGGCGGCACCGGACTACGCGGCCGTGGTGCTGGGCAACCTCTCCGAGCCTTTCCCGCACTCCGCGCACCACACCCAGGTTTCCGCCGGGGACCGCCCCACCCCGGAGCAGATCCACCCCGCGTTCTACACCTCCTTCGACTGGCACTCCTGCGTGCACATGCACTGGCTGGGAGCCAGCCTGCTGGGCGGCACCCCCGGATCACCCCTTGGCGGGGCTGCTTCCGGAGGAGCGTCCGACGGCGGCGCGGCACCCTGGGTGGACGGCCGCACCGACGCATCGCTGAGGGAAGCGGTGGGCGCCAACCTGACGCCGGCCAAGCTGGCGGTGGAGCGGGACTATCTGCTGGCCAACCCGTCCTGGGAGCGGCCGTACGGCTGGGCCTGGCTGATGCGGCTGGCCGCGACCTGCTCCGCGTCTTCAGATCCTCAGTTGCGTGGGTGGGGCACCGCCCTGGAGCCACTGGTGGATGCCGTGGCGGACCTCAGCGCCGCGTGGATGGCCAAGGCACAGTACCCGGTCCGGCACGGGCTGCACACCAATGCAGCCTTCGGTGTGGGCTACATGCTGGACGCGTTCCGCTCGCTGGGCCGCTCCGATGCCGCGAAGGCGTGCGAGGAAGCGGCCCGCACCTGGTTCGGAAACGACCGGGGCTGGCCGGGAGACTGGGAGCTCAGCGGCCAGGACTTCCTCTCCGCAGGACTCAGCGAGGCGGACCTGATGCGCCGCGTGCTGACCGCTGATGAGTTCGCCGCCTGGTTCGCAGCGTTCCTTCCGGAGCTTTCCGCGGAGTCGCGGATCCTGCAACCGGTCAGTGTTACGGATGAAACCGACGGCTACCTGGTACACCTGCACGGGCTGAACCTGACCCGCGCCGGACAGGTGGCGCGGATCATCGCCACGCTTCGGGAATCCGGCAGCCCGGAGGCGTCCGCCGCCGCGGCTGTACTGAACGAGGCGCTGGACCCGCTGCTGAAGGCCGGGCTTCACGGGCTGGAGAGCGGCGACTTCATGTCCACCCACTGGCTGGCCAGCTTCGCGTGGGACGCGCTGGGATCCGTGGCGGCTTTGGACTGA
- a CDS encoding DUF969 domain-containing protein, giving the protein MLVLIGVLLVIVGFAIRLNPLIVVTVAGIVTALLGGMNPAQILDAFGTGFASSRSVTIFVAVLPVVGIIEFFGLQEQAKVLIGRLAKLTAGRVLIGYLAVRQITAAVGLNSIGGHAQTVRPLVFPMAEGAALRRYGHVPEKISEKIKGHSAGADNVGVFFGEDVFVAVGSILLITTFVDTTYHLHLEPLQLALWAIPTAIAAFLIHGFRLLRLDKQLDKEYREYELTAPKEAAGEAK; this is encoded by the coding sequence ATGCTTGTACTCATCGGGGTGCTGCTGGTGATCGTTGGCTTCGCCATCCGCCTGAACCCCCTGATTGTCGTCACCGTCGCCGGCATCGTCACCGCACTGCTGGGCGGCATGAACCCCGCGCAGATCCTCGACGCGTTCGGCACCGGCTTTGCCAGCAGCCGCTCGGTCACCATCTTCGTGGCGGTGCTGCCGGTGGTGGGCATCATCGAATTCTTCGGGCTGCAGGAGCAGGCCAAGGTGCTCATCGGCCGCCTGGCCAAGCTGACCGCGGGCCGAGTGCTCATCGGTTACCTGGCCGTCCGCCAGATCACCGCCGCCGTGGGCCTGAACAGCATCGGCGGCCACGCCCAGACCGTCCGCCCGCTGGTGTTCCCCATGGCCGAGGGCGCCGCGCTGCGCCGCTACGGACACGTGCCGGAAAAGATCAGCGAGAAGATCAAGGGCCACTCCGCCGGCGCGGACAACGTAGGCGTGTTCTTCGGCGAGGACGTGTTCGTCGCCGTCGGCTCCATCCTGCTGATCACCACGTTCGTTGACACCACGTACCACCTCCACCTGGAGCCGCTCCAGCTGGCCCTGTGGGCCATCCCCACCGCCATCGCAGCGTTCCTCATCCACGGCTTCCGGCTCCTGCGCCTGGACAAGCAGCTGGACAAGGAATACCGCGAGTACGAGCTCACCGCCCCGAAGGAAGCCGCAGGAGAAGCCAAATGA
- a CDS encoding L-lactate permease, producing the protein MDHFTPSTDPVLNSVAWSAIVALLPLLTFFLLLAVAKTKAHVAGGFALLVALVVGILAFKMPAGLALLSATQGGVFGAFPVLWIVVMAVWLYQVTVLSGRFEDLRRVFDVIGGGDVRLQGVLIAFCFGGLLEALAGFGAPVAITATMLLALGLPPLRAAAAVLVANTAPVAFGAMAIPITTAAGLTGLHATDIGAMVGRQAPLLATFVPLILLFILDGRKGLKDCWPAALVVGFSFAAAQFLCSNFFSYELTDIMASLVGLGAAVVFFRMWKPRGTAAARDRLGVAAEAVADAGTPGNHGARSAASGSVATVEAADGERLTPARTWLALFPYFLVILVFGIAKLWKIGVDLPAALAATDVKVPWPILHDALVGADGKPLSSTVYVFQWLSSPGTLLLITGLIVAVVYARFDDHGRFPMTVGNAVAEIGRTIFKMRWAGLTIITVLALAYVMNNSGQTVSIGVWLAGTGSFFAFLSPVLGWLGTAVTGSDTSANALFAKLQQTAGVNAGIDPNLLVAGNTAGGVVGKLISPQNLAIAATAVNLDGQESVLLRKVVGWSVGLLLVLCTIVYLQSTPVLGWMLP; encoded by the coding sequence GTGGACCACTTCACCCCCAGCACTGACCCGGTGCTGAACAGCGTCGCCTGGTCGGCCATCGTCGCCCTGCTGCCGCTGCTGACCTTCTTTCTCCTGCTCGCCGTCGCCAAGACCAAAGCCCACGTGGCCGGCGGGTTTGCCCTGCTGGTGGCCCTGGTGGTGGGCATCCTGGCGTTCAAGATGCCCGCCGGCCTGGCGCTCCTGTCCGCAACCCAGGGCGGCGTGTTCGGAGCCTTCCCCGTACTGTGGATCGTGGTCATGGCCGTCTGGCTGTACCAGGTGACGGTGCTCAGCGGCCGCTTTGAAGACCTCCGCCGGGTCTTCGACGTCATCGGCGGCGGCGACGTCCGCCTGCAGGGTGTCCTGATCGCCTTCTGCTTCGGCGGCCTGCTCGAAGCCCTTGCCGGGTTCGGCGCGCCGGTGGCCATCACCGCCACCATGCTGTTGGCCCTCGGCCTTCCCCCGCTGCGGGCCGCCGCCGCCGTGCTGGTGGCCAACACCGCTCCCGTCGCCTTCGGCGCCATGGCCATCCCGATCACCACCGCCGCCGGGCTCACCGGCCTGCACGCGACGGACATCGGCGCCATGGTGGGCCGCCAGGCACCGCTGCTGGCAACCTTCGTCCCGCTGATCCTGCTCTTCATCCTGGACGGACGCAAAGGCCTGAAGGACTGCTGGCCTGCCGCATTGGTGGTTGGATTCTCCTTCGCCGCAGCGCAATTCCTCTGCTCCAACTTCTTCTCGTACGAACTCACGGACATCATGGCCTCACTGGTGGGCCTGGGCGCTGCTGTCGTGTTCTTCCGGATGTGGAAGCCCCGGGGCACCGCAGCAGCACGCGACCGGCTGGGCGTGGCCGCGGAGGCCGTTGCCGACGCCGGAACGCCGGGCAACCACGGTGCGCGGAGCGCCGCTTCTGGCAGCGTGGCCACCGTGGAGGCTGCCGACGGCGAACGCCTCACCCCCGCGCGCACCTGGCTCGCCCTGTTCCCCTACTTCCTGGTCATCCTGGTGTTCGGCATCGCCAAACTCTGGAAAATCGGCGTCGACCTCCCCGCAGCCCTCGCCGCCACGGACGTCAAGGTCCCCTGGCCGATCCTCCACGACGCGCTGGTGGGCGCCGACGGCAAACCGCTGTCCTCCACGGTCTACGTCTTCCAGTGGCTGTCCAGCCCCGGCACCCTCCTGCTGATCACGGGCTTGATTGTCGCTGTCGTCTACGCCCGCTTCGATGACCACGGACGCTTCCCCATGACGGTGGGCAACGCCGTGGCCGAAATCGGGCGGACCATCTTCAAGATGCGCTGGGCCGGCCTGACCATCATCACGGTGCTTGCCCTTGCCTACGTCATGAACAACTCCGGCCAGACGGTCTCGATCGGCGTGTGGCTGGCCGGCACGGGAAGCTTCTTCGCGTTCCTCTCCCCCGTGCTCGGCTGGCTGGGCACGGCCGTTACCGGTTCCGACACCTCCGCCAACGCGCTGTTTGCCAAGCTGCAGCAGACCGCCGGCGTGAATGCAGGCATCGACCCGAACCTGCTCGTGGCCGGCAACACCGCTGGCGGGGTGGTGGGCAAACTCATCAGCCCGCAGAACCTCGCCATCGCCGCCACCGCCGTCAACCTCGACGGCCAGGAATCGGTCCTTCTGCGTAAGGTAGTCGGATGGAGCGTGGGGTTGCTCCTGGTGCTGTGCACCATCGTCTACCTGCAGTCCACCCCAGTCCTGGGCTGGATGCTCCCCTAG
- a CDS encoding FAD-binding and (Fe-S)-binding domain-containing protein yields MRTATAGAGTPIDQLDLDTVSTRDLDRHAMAHDASHYLLVPQGVATPRDAADVGALLRRSRELGLPATFRSGGTSLSGQALSDSLLINTRQHFRGVEVLDGGARVRVQPGATVRSVNARLAPFGRKLGPDPASEIACTVGGVIANNSSGMACGTEFNTYRTLESMVLVLPSGTVIDTADADADRRLRELEPDLHEGLLRLRRRVVGNDESVRIIRSLFSMKNTMGYGVNSFLDYERPVDILMHLMIGSEGTLGFVAEAVFRTVEVKPAVATGLLVFNTLDAAMGALPDLVSSGLATIELMDAAALKVAQAAADAPAAIRTLPVQGHAALLVEHQGSDAAELSGKRAGSQQLFDSLDLATPFALTSDPKDRAALWHVRKGLYTAVAGARPSGTNALLEDIVVPVPALAGTCGELTRLFQEHQYKESVIFGHAKDGNVHFMLNERFDDPAQLLRYQAFTDEMVDLVLGAGGSLKAEHGTGRIMAPFVRRQYGDELYAVMQEIKRLIDPPNLLNPGVLLAEEPLSYIENLKVAPTVEEEVDRCVECGYCEPVCPSKDITLTPRQRIVLRRDIAAAEQRGDHALAANLRKDYDYDGVQTCAADGMCVTACPVLINTGDLVRRLRKENANTVAAAGWNKAAENWGAVTAGGGLALTVAKALPAPLPKAATAVGRALLGTETVPAYTAVLPGGGSRRSARPAPDSIAVFFPACIGTMFGPADAAEGAGKGSAQAFLDLCERAGVRVTVPEGIESLCCGTPWKSKGFSQGYDAMAAKVLDGLYEASGRGKLPVVCDAASCTEGLDTMKRLAAAGEERYAGLRFVDSVEFVHQHVLGRLTVTAPLGSIALHPTCSSTQLGTNPALMEIARVVTDDVFVPLNWGCCAFAGDRGLLHPELTDSATDRQAREINEREFDAYASTNRTCELGMSKATGHSYRHLLEILEEATRP; encoded by the coding sequence ATGCGAACCGCAACGGCAGGAGCCGGAACACCCATCGACCAGCTGGACCTGGACACTGTCAGCACGCGGGACCTGGACCGCCACGCCATGGCCCACGACGCCTCGCACTACCTCCTGGTCCCGCAGGGGGTGGCCACTCCACGCGATGCTGCCGACGTGGGCGCCCTGCTGCGGCGCAGCCGGGAGCTCGGTCTTCCCGCCACCTTTCGGTCCGGCGGCACCAGCCTGTCCGGCCAGGCCCTGAGCGACAGCCTGCTGATCAACACCCGCCAGCATTTCCGCGGCGTTGAGGTGCTCGACGGCGGCGCCCGGGTCCGCGTCCAGCCCGGCGCCACGGTGCGCAGCGTCAACGCCCGGCTCGCCCCTTTCGGCCGTAAGCTCGGCCCGGATCCCGCCAGCGAGATCGCCTGCACCGTGGGCGGCGTCATCGCCAACAACTCCTCCGGGATGGCGTGCGGCACCGAGTTCAACACGTACCGGACGCTGGAATCAATGGTGCTGGTGCTGCCCTCGGGCACGGTCATCGACACCGCCGACGCCGACGCCGACCGGCGGTTGCGTGAGCTGGAACCGGACCTCCACGAGGGGCTGCTGAGGCTGCGCCGCCGGGTGGTGGGCAACGACGAGTCCGTCCGCATCATCCGCTCACTGTTTTCCATGAAGAACACCATGGGCTACGGCGTGAACTCCTTCCTGGACTACGAACGCCCCGTGGACATCCTGATGCACCTCATGATCGGCAGCGAGGGAACCCTGGGCTTCGTGGCCGAGGCTGTCTTCCGGACCGTCGAGGTCAAACCCGCCGTCGCCACCGGGCTGCTGGTCTTTAACACCCTTGACGCGGCGATGGGAGCCCTGCCGGACCTGGTATCCAGCGGCCTCGCCACCATCGAACTCATGGACGCGGCAGCGTTGAAGGTGGCCCAGGCCGCCGCCGACGCCCCCGCCGCGATCCGTACCCTTCCGGTCCAGGGACACGCCGCGCTGCTGGTGGAACACCAGGGCTCAGACGCCGCCGAGCTGTCCGGCAAGCGCGCAGGCTCGCAGCAGCTGTTCGACTCACTGGACCTGGCCACACCCTTCGCGTTGACTTCGGACCCGAAAGACCGGGCCGCCCTCTGGCACGTGCGCAAAGGCCTGTACACGGCCGTGGCCGGCGCCCGTCCTTCCGGAACCAACGCGCTGCTGGAGGACATCGTGGTCCCGGTTCCCGCCCTCGCGGGCACCTGCGGCGAACTGACGAGGCTCTTCCAGGAGCACCAGTACAAGGAATCGGTGATTTTCGGGCACGCCAAGGACGGAAACGTCCACTTCATGCTCAACGAGCGCTTCGACGATCCGGCCCAGCTGCTGCGCTACCAGGCCTTTACCGACGAGATGGTAGACCTGGTCCTTGGCGCGGGCGGTTCACTCAAGGCCGAGCACGGCACCGGGCGCATCATGGCGCCCTTCGTCCGCCGCCAGTATGGCGATGAGCTCTATGCGGTCATGCAGGAAATCAAGCGGCTGATCGACCCGCCCAACCTCCTGAACCCGGGCGTGCTGCTCGCCGAGGAGCCCCTTTCCTACATCGAAAACCTCAAGGTGGCCCCCACCGTCGAGGAAGAGGTGGACCGCTGCGTCGAGTGCGGGTACTGCGAACCGGTTTGCCCCAGCAAGGACATCACGCTTACTCCGCGCCAACGCATTGTGCTCCGGCGCGACATTGCTGCCGCCGAGCAACGCGGCGACCACGCCCTCGCCGCCAACCTGCGCAAGGACTACGACTACGACGGCGTGCAGACCTGTGCGGCGGACGGCATGTGCGTCACCGCCTGCCCGGTGCTGATCAACACCGGGGACCTGGTGCGGCGGCTGCGCAAGGAAAATGCCAACACGGTCGCCGCGGCCGGCTGGAACAAGGCCGCCGAAAACTGGGGCGCCGTGACCGCCGGCGGCGGGCTGGCCCTGACTGTAGCCAAGGCCCTGCCGGCGCCGCTGCCCAAGGCCGCCACCGCCGTCGGCCGCGCCCTGCTGGGGACGGAAACGGTGCCCGCCTACACCGCCGTACTGCCCGGCGGCGGTTCCAGGCGCAGCGCCCGGCCGGCCCCGGACAGCATCGCCGTGTTCTTCCCCGCCTGCATCGGCACGATGTTCGGCCCGGCGGATGCCGCGGAAGGCGCCGGGAAGGGCTCGGCCCAGGCCTTCCTGGACCTCTGTGAGCGCGCCGGTGTGCGGGTGACCGTTCCGGAAGGCATCGAGAGCCTGTGCTGCGGCACGCCGTGGAAGTCCAAGGGCTTCTCCCAGGGCTACGACGCCATGGCCGCCAAGGTCCTGGACGGGCTTTACGAGGCCAGCGGCCGGGGCAAGCTGCCGGTGGTGTGCGATGCCGCCTCTTGCACGGAAGGCCTGGACACCATGAAGCGCCTTGCGGCTGCGGGCGAAGAGCGGTACGCCGGGCTGCGCTTTGTGGACTCGGTGGAGTTCGTGCACCAGCACGTTCTGGGCCGGCTCACGGTGACCGCGCCGCTGGGTTCCATCGCCCTGCACCCCACGTGCTCGTCCACCCAACTGGGGACCAACCCGGCGCTTATGGAGATCGCGCGCGTTGTCACGGACGACGTGTTCGTGCCGCTGAACTGGGGTTGCTGCGCGTTCGCGGGCGACCGCGGCCTGCTCCATCCGGAACTGACGGACTCGGCGACGGACCGGCAGGCACGCGAGATCAACGAGCGGGAGTTCGACGCCTACGCCTCCACCAACCGCACCTGCGAGCTGGGAATGTCCAAGGCGACCGGCCACTCGTACCGCCACCTGCTGGAAATCCTCGAGGAGGCCACCAGGCCCTGA
- a CDS encoding DUF979 domain-containing protein codes for MINVEAVYWLIGILFVAWASLIAADANHPRRWGSSAFWGILGLCFFYSTWVQAGTAPGWILGVAVLVLVVLASTGLLGHGKPRTSTGPERESYAKRFGNKLFIPALTLPLVTVILVLAAPVLNIGGTPLLDPKNTTLVALAIGAVAAVVVALVILKPKNPATPIFESRRILESIGWAALLPQMLTTLGILFTKAGVGTAVGNLASGLLPKGSLIAGVLVYCIGMFLFTVLMGNGFAAFPIMTAAIGWPVLVQTFHGDPAIIFAIGMLAGFCGTLCTPMAANFNLVPSALLEMKNKYGVITAQVGTAIPLLAVNVALMYFLAFH; via the coding sequence ATGATCAATGTTGAAGCCGTCTACTGGCTGATCGGCATTCTGTTCGTCGCCTGGGCATCACTGATTGCCGCCGACGCCAACCACCCCCGCCGCTGGGGCAGCTCCGCCTTCTGGGGCATCCTGGGCCTGTGCTTCTTCTACAGCACCTGGGTCCAGGCGGGCACCGCACCGGGCTGGATCCTGGGCGTCGCCGTCCTGGTCCTGGTGGTGCTGGCCTCCACCGGCCTGCTGGGCCACGGCAAGCCCCGCACCTCCACCGGCCCCGAGCGTGAGTCCTACGCCAAGCGCTTCGGCAACAAGCTGTTCATCCCGGCCCTGACGCTGCCGCTGGTCACCGTGATCCTGGTGCTGGCCGCGCCCGTGCTGAACATCGGCGGCACCCCGCTGCTCGACCCCAAGAACACCACGCTGGTGGCCCTGGCCATTGGCGCCGTGGCCGCCGTCGTCGTCGCCCTTGTGATCCTGAAGCCGAAGAACCCGGCCACTCCCATCTTCGAAAGCCGCCGCATCCTCGAGTCCATCGGCTGGGCGGCGCTGCTGCCGCAGATGCTCACCACGCTGGGCATCCTCTTCACCAAGGCCGGCGTGGGAACCGCGGTGGGCAACCTGGCTTCCGGGCTGCTGCCCAAGGGCTCGCTGATCGCCGGCGTGCTGGTCTACTGCATCGGCATGTTCCTCTTCACCGTGCTGATGGGCAACGGCTTTGCCGCCTTCCCGATCATGACCGCGGCCATCGGCTGGCCGGTGCTGGTGCAGACCTTCCACGGCGACCCCGCAATCATCTTCGCCATCGGCATGCTGGCGGGCTTCTGCGGCACGCTCTGCACGCCCATGGCTGCCAACTTCAACCTGGTGCCGTCCGCGCTGCTGGAAATGAAGAACAAGTACGGCGTCATCACGGCGCAGGTTGGCACAGCCATCCCGCTGCTGGCGGTCAACGTCGCGCTGATGTACTTCCTGGCCTTCCACTAA
- a CDS encoding (Fe-S)-binding protein, whose product MRIALFATCIVDAMYPATAKATVRILERLGHEVVFPGGQACCGQMHVNSGYLKEAVPVVANHVAAFDTADYDVAVAPSGSCVASVKHQHPMVARSCGDTALEARATAVGAKTYELSELLVDVLGVTDAGAQLGSYFPHRVTYHPSCHGMRLLRLGDRQSRLLRTVQGIDLADLPEADQCCGFGGTFSMKNADVSSAMLQDKAANVEATGAELCTGGDASCLMHIGGGLSRQGSSTTTLHLAEILASTMEEPASVTGEVRVSTGKALR is encoded by the coding sequence ATGAGAATTGCCTTGTTCGCCACCTGCATCGTGGACGCGATGTACCCGGCCACGGCGAAGGCCACCGTCAGGATTTTGGAGCGCCTGGGACACGAGGTGGTGTTCCCCGGGGGCCAGGCCTGCTGCGGCCAGATGCACGTCAACAGCGGCTACCTCAAGGAAGCCGTCCCCGTGGTGGCCAACCACGTGGCTGCCTTCGACACCGCGGACTACGACGTCGCCGTCGCCCCGTCCGGTTCCTGCGTTGCCTCGGTCAAGCACCAGCACCCCATGGTGGCCCGCTCCTGCGGCGACACCGCGCTCGAAGCCCGCGCCACCGCCGTCGGAGCCAAAACCTACGAACTGTCCGAACTGCTGGTGGACGTGCTGGGCGTTACCGATGCCGGCGCCCAGCTGGGCTCCTACTTCCCGCACCGGGTCACCTACCACCCCAGCTGCCACGGCATGCGCCTGCTGCGGCTCGGGGACAGGCAGTCCCGCCTGCTGCGGACCGTGCAGGGGATTGACCTCGCAGACCTGCCCGAGGCGGACCAGTGCTGCGGCTTCGGCGGCACGTTCTCCATGAAGAACGCCGATGTTTCCTCGGCCATGCTCCAGGACAAGGCGGCCAATGTCGAGGCCACCGGCGCCGAACTCTGCACCGGCGGGGACGCCTCCTGCCTGATGCACATCGGCGGCGGCCTGTCCCGGCAAGGCAGCTCCACCACCACCCTCCACCTGGCGGAAATCCTCGCCAGCACCATGGAAGAACCGGCGTCCGTCACCGGCGAAGTCCGCGTCTCTACCGGAAAGGCCCTCCGATGA
- a CDS encoding FadR/GntR family transcriptional regulator, producing the protein MTTAAAGSAPRRRTHDALLKDIEADLRAGKIKVGDRLPGERTLAENYGISRASVREAIRILDAMGVVRSSVGSGPTSGAIVVSDPSAGLSSALRLHVASNRLPVEDVVQTRILLETWTARAGAAREGGDAEREQAAQLLEAMDHPDLDRAAFHELDARFHVALSSLAGNEVMATIMESLSGSIVNYVKGSMDAMEDWPDVLEVLRTQHHGIFDAVQSRDGELAARLLREHIEWFYQRAGDATAPQPHTIT; encoded by the coding sequence GTGACAACCGCCGCAGCCGGATCAGCCCCCCGCCGTCGAACCCACGACGCACTGCTGAAGGACATTGAAGCGGACCTGCGGGCCGGCAAGATCAAGGTCGGCGACCGGCTCCCGGGCGAACGGACCCTGGCGGAAAACTACGGAATCTCCAGGGCGTCCGTCCGCGAAGCCATCCGCATCCTCGACGCCATGGGCGTGGTCCGCAGCTCGGTGGGCTCCGGCCCCACCTCCGGTGCCATCGTCGTCTCCGATCCGTCCGCCGGGCTCTCCTCCGCGCTCCGGCTGCACGTTGCCAGCAACCGCCTGCCGGTCGAGGACGTCGTCCAGACCCGCATCCTCCTGGAAACCTGGACTGCCCGTGCCGGCGCCGCGCGTGAAGGCGGCGACGCCGAGCGGGAACAGGCGGCCCAACTGCTGGAGGCCATGGACCACCCCGATCTGGACCGGGCCGCCTTCCATGAGCTGGATGCCCGGTTCCATGTGGCGCTGAGTTCGCTCGCGGGCAACGAGGTGATGGCCACCATCATGGAGTCCCTCAGCGGTTCCATCGTCAACTATGTCAAGGGATCCATGGACGCCATGGAGGACTGGCCGGACGTCCTGGAAGTCCTGCGCACCCAACACCACGGAATCTTCGATGCCGTCCAGTCCCGCGACGGCGAGCTCGCCGCGCGCCTGCTGCGCGAACACATCGAATGGTTCTACCAGCGGGCCGGTGATGCCACCGCGCCGCAGCCCCACACCATCACCTAG
- a CDS encoding LutB/LldF family L-lactate oxidation iron-sulfur protein produces MTTFLGMPALPAFGSGNLFAGESFPKAAHRELGNAQLRANLGHATHTIRDKRQAVVSELPDWEQLRDAGSAIKESVMARLPELLEEFEKNFTARGGVIHWARDAREANEIVAGLVRETGETEVVKVKSMATQEIGLNEYLEEQGIEAFETDLAELIVQLDRDKPSHILVPAIHKNRTEIRDIFLREMPGADQALTNDPPVLAMAAREHLRRKFLTAKVAVSGANFAIADSGTLAVVESEGNGRMCLTLPETLITVMGIEKLLPTWQDLEVFMQLLPRSSTGERMNPYTSLWTGVMEGDGPQNVHLVLLDNGRSAALADEMGRSALHCIRCSACMNVCPVYERTGGHAYGSTYPGPIGAILSPLLTGIEAEENNSLPYASSLCGACYDACPVKINIPDILVHLRSVDVDSKRGARKVPSQMDVGMKAASWALSSGKHLGLVEKGLPLGRLAAGRDKKIKKLPGIAGGWTQSRDIPAPPAQSFRDWWAKEHKSAAPSQAAPSRDDKEIQQ; encoded by the coding sequence ATGACCACCTTCTTGGGAATGCCGGCACTTCCGGCCTTCGGCTCCGGCAACCTGTTCGCGGGCGAATCCTTCCCCAAGGCGGCCCACCGCGAACTGGGCAACGCCCAGCTGCGGGCCAACCTGGGCCACGCCACGCACACCATTCGCGACAAGCGGCAGGCCGTGGTCTCCGAACTGCCCGACTGGGAGCAGCTGCGCGATGCCGGGTCCGCCATCAAGGAGTCGGTGATGGCCAGGCTGCCCGAGCTGCTGGAGGAGTTCGAGAAGAACTTCACCGCGCGCGGCGGCGTGATCCACTGGGCCCGCGACGCCAGGGAAGCCAACGAAATCGTGGCCGGACTGGTCCGGGAGACCGGCGAAACCGAGGTGGTCAAGGTCAAGTCCATGGCCACGCAGGAGATCGGGCTCAACGAGTACCTCGAGGAGCAGGGCATCGAGGCCTTCGAAACCGACCTCGCCGAGCTCATCGTCCAGCTGGACCGCGACAAGCCCAGCCACATCCTGGTTCCGGCCATCCACAAGAACCGCACCGAAATCCGGGACATCTTCCTCCGCGAAATGCCCGGCGCGGACCAGGCACTCACCAACGATCCGCCTGTCCTGGCCATGGCCGCCCGCGAGCACCTGCGCCGCAAGTTCCTCACCGCCAAGGTTGCCGTGTCCGGGGCCAACTTCGCCATTGCAGACTCGGGCACGCTGGCCGTCGTCGAATCCGAGGGCAACGGCCGCATGTGCCTCACCCTGCCGGAAACCCTGATCACGGTGATGGGCATCGAGAAGCTGCTGCCCACCTGGCAGGACCTGGAAGTGTTCATGCAGCTGCTCCCGCGCTCCTCCACGGGGGAGCGGATGAACCCGTACACCTCGCTGTGGACCGGCGTCATGGAGGGTGACGGGCCGCAGAACGTGCACCTGGTGCTCCTGGACAACGGCCGCAGCGCCGCGCTCGCCGATGAAATGGGCCGCTCCGCGCTGCACTGCATCCGCTGCAGCGCCTGCATGAACGTCTGCCCGGTGTACGAGCGGACCGGCGGGCACGCCTACGGCTCCACCTACCCCGGTCCCATCGGCGCCATCCTTTCCCCGTTGCTGACCGGCATCGAGGCGGAGGAAAACAACTCCCTGCCCTACGCCTCCTCCCTGTGCGGGGCCTGCTACGACGCCTGCCCGGTGAAAATCAATATCCCGGACATCCTGGTGCACCTGCGCAGCGTGGACGTGGACAGCAAGCGCGGGGCCAGGAAGGTCCCCAGCCAGATGGACGTGGGCATGAAGGCGGCGTCCTGGGCGCTGTCCTCCGGCAAGCACCTCGGCCTGGTGGAGAAGGGACTGCCGCTGGGCCGCCTCGCCGCCGGACGGGACAAGAAGATCAAGAAGCTGCCCGGCATCGCCGGCGGCTGGACCCAGAGCCGCGACATCCCGGCGCCCCCGGCCCAGTCCTTCCGGGACTGGTGGGCCAAGGAGCACAAGTCCGCCGCGCCGTCTCAAGCAGCGCCGTCCCGAGACGATAAGGAAATTCAGCAATGA